The DNA region TTATCGCTTATAACGTTTTCCTGAACACGCCCGATGTTGAGATAGCGAAGAAAGTGGCGAAGGCAGTGCGGTTCTCGTCCGGTGGTTTGCGTTATGTGAAGGGGGCGGGTTTCTTGGTACGTGGGCTGGCGCAAGTCTCGATGAACCTAACCGATTTTGACCAGACTCCGATTGGCCGCGTCTTTGAATTCGTGCGCAGGGAAGCTGCGCGGTACGGCGTGGCTCCGGTAAGCAGTGAGATTGTCGGCCTGATCCCCAAGAAAGCCCTGGAAGATGCGGCTGAATGGTTCCTGCAGGTAGAGAACTTTGATTCCTCTCTGATTCTGGAAAACCGGCTGGCCGCGATCATGGGTGGAAAAATGGCAGTGGGGGGCTTGCGCGCAGGGGTTGAGCCGTTCGTGGAGCAACTGGCAGCTCCTACTGCGACACCGGGAGGAGGCAGCGCCGCCGCAGCGGCAGGCGCGATGGCCGCTGGACTGGCGCACATGGTGGCAGCCATGTCGCGGGGGAAGAAGAATTATGTACAGAATGAGCGCGAGCTAAGCGAAGCCATCGCGCGGCTTTCATGGCTGCGCGAGGAGTTGAAAGCTGCCATAGATGCGGATGCTGCCTCTTACGACAATGTAGTCAAGGCCTTCAAACAGGCGCGAGAATCTGGAAACGAGACCGGCGTGATTACAGATGCCTTGAAAGGCGCAACCAGCGTCCCCTTGAAAGTGGCGCAGCAAGCACGGGAAGTGGTTGAGATCGCTGTGAAATTGGGCCCGATCACGAACCCCAAGATGTCTTCCGACTTGACGGTAGCCAAGGCGCTCGCCGAGGCTGCCGTGAAGGGAGCGTTGGCAAATGTTGAGATCAATCTGGGAGAGTTGGAAGACGAGGCCTTCGTAAAAGAGGTTCGAAACAAAGTGGCAGCGCTCACCAGCTAGACGGGCAATTTTGGCGCTCCTCGGCTTAATCTTGGCAATGGAAGCTTGTACGCCAAGCTGCGCGCGGGTCCATGCGGGCATGTCCGGACGGGTTCGCTTCGAGGAATCAGTCCTAAAATCCATACCCAATTTCGGATAGAATGTTTCTGCAATCTCTCCGCTAGACAGGAAACCGCATCTTAGTCTGTACCAGCACCTGAGAGGTCGTATGAGGCGTT from Terriglobales bacterium includes:
- the ftcD gene encoding glutamate formimidoyltransferase; the encoded protein is MSTIVECVPNFSEGRDAGKVDAIVAAMKVPGVYLLDREMDADHNRCVITLAGDRVAIAEAAIRGVGKAAELIDLNRHQGAHPRMGAADVVPFIPIEGVSLEDCVQIARGVGDEIWKRYQIPVYFYEAAATTPERQNLENIRRGQFEGIRDEIATNPVRKPDVGEARVHPTAGATVVGARKFLIAYNVFLNTPDVEIAKKVAKAVRFSSGGLRYVKGAGFLVRGLAQVSMNLTDFDQTPIGRVFEFVRREAARYGVAPVSSEIVGLIPKKALEDAAEWFLQVENFDSSLILENRLAAIMGGKMAVGGLRAGVEPFVEQLAAPTATPGGGSAAAAAGAMAAGLAHMVAAMSRGKKNYVQNERELSEAIARLSWLREELKAAIDADAASYDNVVKAFKQARESGNETGVITDALKGATSVPLKVAQQAREVVEIAVKLGPITNPKMSSDLTVAKALAEAAVKGALANVEINLGELEDEAFVKEVRNKVAALTS